The following proteins are co-located in the Triticum aestivum cultivar Chinese Spring chromosome 1A, IWGSC CS RefSeq v2.1, whole genome shotgun sequence genome:
- the LOC123048165 gene encoding putative leucine-rich repeat-containing protein DDB_G0290503 — MFKSARWRGAGKAKAVFKLQFHATQVPELGWESMMVVVTPQDVGRPTARTERAEVADGACRWPAPIFEATKLPSGKAAAGDKIYQFLVYETGSAKAALLGEATVNMADYAEAFKPSAVTLLLKGSPAPGALLHVTIQRVMGGAGGGCGDDGSENGDTAKSSPRRTLQSQLSRCEDEEAEKARSLAADSMSPVHDGLVISKPPGMRFPLRRNMPASVEPASHLHNANGFDAVSLSGSDGSSGRFTPKTSANMHSTFLQDATNVLSPFANNATSRNPLSSGDWSGSSAPDASTDGSTSNSGETGLRGAEDDVEKLRSEIGTLTRKLDVSDMELQTLRKQIVKESRRGQDLSKEMSSLRDERDALRRECEGLRGMKKTIHDANGSGKRLSDGEDPWSQVEELKQELGHEKNLNADLRVQLQKMQESNSELLLAVKDLDEMLEQKNRDMSILQEETVEDPQEAQYEHALSNVHSAGHKMDMSETSSYQEKEDELMLDALVKKSDGITSSELQEKILELSDEIELYKKDREDLEMQMEQLALDYEILKQENHDISSRLEQTQLREQLRMQYECSAHLSIISDLEANVENLENELQEQSQRLEADIAEVLAAKVEQEQRAIKAEESLRKARWNNATTAERLQEEFKSLSSQVSFAFSANERLLVQARKEAAELQLQKSQLEELLQKAHEDAASVQEQHRVKIQQLLTLVDFKSNEIDRLVVELKSKSDEFENQKRSDESKLNDLSEEIEQLKAKIDKLSAERDNLVERNEQKDMELAANGEKDMVLQDKTAEITLLNKELALLKDQMQSYLEELDTLKRSKSERDETIGKLQITIGSLKLQYDNMKNSLSTKEAEKSNLASQVLKLRRALESREGAKENGVTSDTTDNNQHANSKRIKHDTVSTGNGDAAPSANGHSNGHDTRAAAEQSSKELESMREMNKAMQQELNELHERYSEISLKFAEVEGERQQLVMTVRTLKNSLR, encoded by the exons atgTTCAAGTCGGCGAGGTGGCGCGGCGCCGGCAAGGCCAAGGCCGTGTTCAAGCTGCAGTTCCACGCCACCCAG GTGCCGGAGCTGGGGTGGGAGTCCATGATGGTGGTGGTGACGCCGCAGGACGTCGGCCGGCCCACGGCGCGGACGGAGCGCGCGGAGGTCGCCGACGGCGCCTGCCGCTGGCCCGCACCGATCTTCGAGGCCACCAAGCTCCCCTCCGGCAAGGCGGCCGCCGGCGACAAGATCTACCAGTTCCTCGTCTACGAGACC GGGTCGGCCAAGGCGGCGCTGCTCGGGGAGGCGACGGTGAACATGGCCGACTACGCGGAGGCGTTCAAGCCGTCGGCGGTGACGCTCCTCCTCAAGGGCAGCCCCGCGCCCGGCGCGCTGCTGCAC GTGACCATCCAGCGGGTGATGGGTGGTGCCGGCGGTGGGTGCGGTGACGACGGGAG TGAGAACGGCGACACGGCAAAGTCTTCTCCACGGAGGACGCTGCAGAGCCAGCTGAGCCGGTGCGAGGACGAGGAAGCCGAGAAGGCGAGGTCGCTTGCTGCCGATTCGATGAGCCCTGTGCAT GATGGATTGGTGATAAGCAAACCACCAGGGATGAGGTTTCCCTTGAGAAGAAATATGCCGGCATCTGTTGAGCCAGCCAGCCACCTCCACAATGCCAATGGCTTTGACGCCGTTTCGTTGTCGGGTTCAGATGGGAGCTCAGGAAGATTCACTCCCAAAACCAGTGCCAACATGCATAGCACATTTCTTCAGGATGCGACCAATGTCCTCTCGCCTTTTGCCAACAATGCTACCTCGAGAAACCCGTTGAGCTCTGGTGACTGGTCAGGAAGCTCAGCTCCTGATGCTAGCACTGATGGGTCGACGAGCAACTCGGGTGAGACGGGGTTGAGAGGTGCAGAGGATGATGTAGAGAAGCTGAGAAGTGAGATAGGGACTTTGACACGTAAACTGGATGTCTCAGACATGGAGTTGCAGACACTCAGAAAGCAAATTGTGAAAGAGAGCAGGCGAGGGCAAGATCTTTCCAAGGAAATGAGTAGCTTGAGGGATGAGAGGGATGCACTCCGAAGAGAATGTGAAGGCCTTAGAGGGATGAAGAAGACGATCCATGATGCAAATGGATCAGGTAAACGGTTGTCAGACGGGGAAGATCCCTGGTCTCAGGTTGAGGAGCTGAAGCAAGAGCTGGGCCATGAGAAGAACTTAAACGCAGATCTACGTGTACAGCTACAGAAAATGCAGGAATCCAACTCTGAGCTGCTTCTGGCTGTGAAGGATCTCGATGAAATGCTGGAGCAAAAGAACAGAGATATGTCCATTTTGCAAGAAGAAACAGTAGAGGATCCCCAGGAGGCACAATATGAGCATGCACTGTCAAATGTGCACAGTGCTGGACACAAGATGGACATGTCTGAAACAAGCTCGTACCAAGAGAAGGAGGACGAGCTTATGCTGGATGCATTGGTGAAGAAGAGTGACGGCATCACTAGTTCGGAACTACAAGAGAAGATTCTTGAACTGAGCGATGAAATCGAGCTGTACAAGAAAGACCGTGAGGATCTTGAGATGCAAATGGAGCAGCTTGCACTTGATTATGAGATTCTGAAGCAAGAGAACCATGACATCTCTTCGAGGCTTGAACAAACACAACTGAGAGAGCAGCTAAGGATGCAGTATGAGTGTTCAGCACATTTGTCTATAATAAGTGATCTTGAGGCCAATGTCGAGAATCTGGAGAATGAACTCCAGGAACAATCTCAAAGATTAGAGGCTGATATAGCAGAAGTACTGGCTGCCAAGGTTGAGCAAGAGCAGAGGGCCATAAAGGCCGAGGAGTCTCTGAGGAAGGCGCGGTGGAACAATGCTACCACTGCCGAGCGACTTCAGGAGGAATTCAAGAGTCTATCTTCACAAGTATCTTTTGCTTTCAGTGCCAATGAACGGCTGCTTGTGCAAGCAAGAAAAGAGGCTGCAGAACTACAGCTGCAGAAGAGCCAGTTGGAAGAGCTACTGCAGAAGGCCCACGAAGATGCCGCATCAGTCCAAGAACAACACCGGGTGAAGATTCAGCAGTTACTTACCCTAGTGGATTTCAAGTCAAATGAGATAGATAGGCTAGTGGTGGAGCTCAAGAGCAAGAGCGACGAGTTCGAGAACCAGAAGAGAAGTGACGAGTCAAAGTTAAATGATCTATCAGAAGAAATTGAACAGCTCAAAGCCAAGATTGACAAGCTATCAGCTGAGAGAGACAATCTCGTGGAAAGGAATGAGCAGAAAGACATGGAATTGGCGGCAAATGGTGAAAAGGACATGGTCTTGCAAGACAAAACTGCTGAAATTACTTTGCTCAATAAAGAGCTTGCATTGCTCAAGGACCAGATGCAGTCATATTTGGAGGAGCTAGACACTCTGAAACGCTCCAAGAGTGAAAGGGATGAGACAATAGGGAAGCTACAAATAACTATTGGATCGTTGAAACTCCAGTACGACAATATGAAGAACTCGTTGTCCACAAAGGAGGCTGAGAAAAGCAACCTTGCTTCTCAGGTGCTGAAGCTGAGAAGAGCCCTTGAAAGCAGGGAAGGTGCCAAGGAAAATGGTGTCACTTCAGATACGACG GATAATAACCAGCACGCTAATTCGAAGCGCATCAAGCACGACACCGTCAGCACCGGTAACGGTGACGCCGCGCCAAGCGCCAACGGACACAGCAATGGCCACGACACGAG GGCCGCTGCTGAGCAGTCCTCAAAGGAGCTGGAGTCTATGAGGGAGATGAACAAGGCGATGCAGCAAGAGCTGAACGAGCTGCACGAGCGGTATTCGGAGATAAGCCTCAAGTTCGCGGAGGTGGAAGGCGAGAGGCAGCAGCTGGTGATGACGGTGCGGACGCTGAAGAACTCGCTGAGATGA